GGTTAAGATCAATCAAGATGCTGCATTGGCCATGGGCAAAGGAGCGGCTACTCAGGAGCTGATGAATCTTCCCCTTGCTGAGCTGGAAAGGCGGTGCAGACATAACGGATTATCTCTTGTTGGTGGAAGAGAAACGATGGTTGCACGATTGCTAAGTCTAGAAGAAGCAGAAAAGCAGAGGGGATATGAACTAGATGGCGACTTAAAATTTTCCCAGAGCCATTCGGGTTCTAATAGGCATGCTAGTGGCAGAAGCCAATTCACTGTTGAACAAGAGCTGGAGGGATCATCGGATTGGAATCATTATGGTGAGGATGGGTTGCAGTCACAAGGCCAGGATTCAGTTACTCTGGCTACAACCATTCCGATTACGCAGCCAGAACTAAAACCTTTcgcaaagaaagagaaaattctGCTGGCCTCTAAATGGGCTCGAGATGATGATGAAAGTGATGATGAACAAAAGAGAAGTACTAGGGATTTAGGGTTGAGCTACTCTTCTGGTAGTGAAAATGCCAGTGATGGTCCTAGTAAGGCTGATCATGTTGAGTTAGCAACTGATGCTAGCGTTCCAGTGCAACCTGACAGTGGAATGAACGAAGAGCAGAGGTTGTATGAAAGCCCAACTCtcattgccttttctttttctcttaaaaaaaaCGTTGCTTTTTTATTCTTATGGCAAATTCAGCCGTAAACCCAAAAGCTGCCTTCTAAAGTTCCGCATGATCTATCTTGGTATATTTAGCTTGTTTACATTGTGCATAAGATATGTTTCTTGACTGTGCTTCTGTTACACAGGCAAAAGTTGAGACGTTTGGAAGTTGCCTTGATAGAATATCGTGAATTGCTTGAGGAGCAAGGAATCAAGAGTTTGGAGGAGATTGAGAGGAAAGTGGCAATCCATCGGAAACGGCTACAATCTGAATATGGTTTGCTGGATTCTAATGAAGATGTTACAGAAAACAGTAAGTGCCCAATTAGTTATTAAGAGTACGATGCTTTTGTGGTTTACTTCCCCATTTTCAATCTCTTTGAGACATAAACTTCCGTATAATGATGGTACGTTGAGCCAAAGCAGCAGTTGGCCTAGAAGTAAATGGATACTATCATTTATCAATGCATATAACTTCTTGTAGCTTTAGTGATATAAAAATAAACTATTTGTTATTGAAGCCGAGAGCTACTGATGTTGCTAATACTCTCCCCTACCGTCAAACTTGAAACTGCAGAGAGAACATCATTAGAAAGGAAGGATTGGCGGGATGATGCACGTGACTCAAAAAAGCGAAATCGTAGCCAGAGTAGAAGTGAAAGCCCTCCCCGAAAATCTGTTTGTGATAGGGAAAATGATCTTGACAGAGACCGGGACCATGAAAGGCACTGGGAAAGAGAGAGACCTCGTGATTTGGAAAGTGAAAGAGGGAGGGACAGGGACCGAGTTCGACATGAAAAGAGCGGAAGTCGAGAGCGAGATGATAACGACAGGGACAGAGGCAGAGAAAGGAGACCACGAATAAAATGAGTGTCAAGGCACTAACCAAATTACAATGATGCAAGAGTTGGGAGCCAGCCTGGTCGCCGGCAGATTACACTCGGGCAGAGTTGGTCTTGGTTTTGATTGGACAAGTGAATGCTATAGACGCTGGTATTGTTCCTGAATCCTAAACCTTACTGGTCCTTGTGATTTTTATACCGGATGTTACTCTGTTCCAGTCACAATATGTGGAAAGGAAATCTATATGTTAGCTTATGTAGCTGTCAGATGTACTTTGATCTGAATGTTGGAAGTTTCGGTACTGGTTATGCAAGTGCCCATtcagtttatttttttgaattaaatCCCAACTTAATGATTGCACCAAGAGCTGTGTTTCTCAACTCGCTTAATGAAGATTAACAAATGTGATTTGGTGTGAAAACTCTTTTACCTGTTTTTACGTAGACAGAGAAACAGAGGCCGATTTGGATTTTGGAGGGCTTTTGGCACCTGATCTGCGATGGAGAAGAATAAACCCTAATCCGGAATAAGGGCTCAATTGCCCTTCCTGTTTGGTAACAGAAGCAATAGTCCTCGTCTTCAATACAGCATAAATgagtaaataaaatttcaactTGGAACATAAAAACAAAACTCTGCTTAAATTTAGACAGAAAAATATCAATTTAGTTGCAAATCGCACAATATCTAGGCAACATCTTTGGGATATTTTTAGccgagaaagaaaaagaaatgcatCTCTTACATGTTTGAACACTGTCAAAATACAACCAGTGAAGTAAAACTCCAGAGAAGAATCAATAAATTTCCAGAATCCGATGATCCCCTTACTGATTTTTCCAAGTTACAAGAAGAAGATAGAACCCACAATGGCACAAGATCATGGATTTTCACATTCCCCATTTGGGGACTTGACCTGTAAATGCATATCTTGGATGATGTCAATGCTATCTACCAGCATCCATGCTATTAACGAGAGAGACCAATTCAACATTATCACTTTCTGAAGCTTCATCAACCTCTTTTGCACCAAACATTTCACTTTGAAAAATGGAAGAGCTCGGATCACTTCTCGGAACCAGAAACAGGAGACCGAGAGGAGTTACTCTCAATATGTTTCGGATCAAAATGGCCAGCCATAGATTATCAAACCGCGTTCGAGTGACATTCAACAGGTGAAGCAGAAACCCACCTCCCGAAGATGATGAAAAAAGCCCAACATTATCGATTGACATGAGAAGAGCAAAAAAGGTTCCTTCAATGCCAGAGGGGCAAAGCTTGGAACTGAGTACAAGAAGAGGCATCCATTTCAGTCTTCCAATCATTTGAGACACACTTTCGTCAATCACAATGAAAAAATAATCCGGTATTCCAAGCTTGAGGTTTAGTCGTAGTACTAACATCAAATCTAGCATTCCTGACAAGCCAAATAGTAACTGAGTCCAGAAAAGCAAATCCCAGAAAGGGTGTTCCTTCAGAACATTTTGGTATAGTAATGCTCCCAATAGTGAGCCAACTGAACCAACAGAAAATATGAAGCCAACAGTCTCCTGCACAAGACACAATCAACGATCAATATTACAGGCAACATAATTAATTTTGTCATGATTCCATAATGCTGAAATGATTTGGCATTTGTATTCAAGAATGGAGAAAACACCAAGTGCAGAATAATATACCTGAGAGAAAGATGGACCGCTCTTTGAGTCCGTGTACCAATAGAACATTCCTTCGTGGATATTCAAGCTCAAAGCAAGGGATAAATACATGTACAGACATGGTCTCCAAACATCAGGCAATTTCAACGTTGTCCACATAGTCTTGCCAGCGTTAAGAAACTTCTGGTTTACCTAAATGAggaagaaaatattaaaatacaaGTGTAAAGTAGTGAATATAGCAAAGGAATGAGCCAAAGCTGAAGAATACCTTCCCATAAGCAAAATTGGTAGTGCGAGGCTCCTTAAGCATTATCCCGACTGATAATAGAAGTCCAGCCGGGACTGTCAGCAAGCCAAACACCCCCTACCAGGGAAGCGATGAAAACATATACATCGttaagaaataaatataattgaaGAAATAAAACTACATAATAAAAAATGGTCAAAGCTAAGCA
This genomic window from Tripterygium wilfordii isolate XIE 37 chromosome 9, ASM1340144v1, whole genome shotgun sequence contains:
- the LOC120004816 gene encoding probable folate-biopterin transporter 2, coding for MIKLMMKEGILEVPDEAVAEDESKGGLYDCVWAPMCWFKMLADEMHWSFVYGVVVVYGISQGLGGSLARVGTEYYMKDVQKVQPSVAQIYGGITSIPWMVKPLWGLLTDVLPILGYHRRPYFVLAGMLSLISMLFLSLHKKLHLAFALLLLTGGSAGAAVADVTVDACVAQNSISHPSLAPDMQSLCALSSSIGGLLGFSISGIFVHHIGPKGVFGLLTVPAGLLLSVGIMLKEPRTTNFAYGKVNQKFLNAGKTMWTTLKLPDVWRPCLYMYLSLALSLNIHEGMFYWYTDSKSGPSFSQETVGFIFSVGSVGSLLGALLYQNVLKEHPFWDLLFWTQLLFGLSGMLDLMLVLRLNLKLGIPDYFFIVIDESVSQMIGRLKWMPLLVLSSKLCPSGIEGTFFALLMSIDNVGLFSSSSGGGFLLHLLNVTRTRFDNLWLAILIRNILRVTPLGLLFLVPRSDPSSSIFQSEMFGAKEVDEASESDNVELVSLVNSMDAGR